The stretch of DNA ACTTTTGCATATGGCACATCCTACCAATTCACTGACCCGGTATCGTATCTGCATATGTGAACATTGATTTCTGCAAACTGTTTTGTTTGTTGGCAAACATATGTGAATATTGGTCATGTTGTGCATATCAGTAGGAGTACTCAATTTATGTTTCACTAATCTGACAATTGCAGTTTCTATTTTTACATTGGAAAACTTGACATTAGAGAATTACTCACAATATTCCACATGTAAATAAGTAGTACTCAATTTATTGTAATTTGTCATATCCCACATGTAAATCAAAATATCCCACATTGAAAATTTACTAAGGAGGGAATCATATTGTAAATTTACTATAAAAATTATGATTACTCCATACTGTGCATATCATGTTGCAGATACTGTTTTACTCCTATTGTAGTTTACATGTTGGATTTACTAAGGAGGGATTCATATTGCGTCCAATAGGAGTAATTTACTCATATCCTATCCCGTATGTAAATCAGGAGTATCTCCATATTGCAGTTTTAAATTTACTACTCCTACCATATGATTACTCAAAGAAAACTATGGATATTCCAGTTTAAATGCAGTACTGCATGTGAAATTGCGCGTCATCACCTGCAAATAGGGCAAGGAGATGAACCTGGGGCAAGCATGGCACGACAATGAAGAGCCTGGGCGCGGTGGCCTCCACCTGGGCGCCTAGGCGCGGGTGTGCTAGTGCTGGGCACGCCAAGGCAGTGGGCAACACGCTGCTGCAAGGCGGCGTGCTAAGTGCAGGGCACAGCATGGGAGATGGAGCGAGGACACACTGGTGCAGGACAGGACGAGGTGCAGTTGTACCGAGGTGCAAATGCCGGACAAGGGGCAGGTCGCGTCAAATTTGAAATTCAAACGGGCGAGGTTAGAAATGACTATTCACACTGTTTTGACAGCTACCGGAAAACACAAAAACGTCTGACATTAAGTTACAGAGGGAGTAACACTCGACAAATTCCTTAACAAACATTTCTTCCGTAACAAAACTTTAAATCTATAGTACTGAATCGGTTTTGAGAATCTACATGCAGTGTAATTAAATCTACTCAGCTAGAAAATCATACTAGCCAGTTGAATGCTCAAGCTAAATACACCGTCCAAATGACGAACCATGTCCCAGATTCTTGCCACTTAAATATTCCTGAAGATCTTACTGCAATGTTGCCTTTCTTGATACACACAATACAACAACAGTTTCTATGTTGCCAAGGTACAAGTATAATTTCCTCATCTTCAAACACCAGTTACACTATATTCATACAAAAAGAATGTGGCAAGAATGACAAATCATGCCACCACCGGGAAAAAAAAAAGAATGAAACAACCCTTTgaagaaaagagaaaaaatgaGCAAACTGCAGGGAAAACCTCAAAACCAAGCGCCTGCACGACTCCATTTGTTACTCATTCCCAGGTTCTCATTTTCCCAGGTTTTTAGACTCAGTTCTTCAAGCTCTTAAGTGAAATGTGATCACATGGGAGATCAGAATAAAACATACCTCCCGCTCACGGCTCCTTGCAATTCATGACAAGCCAAATGGTTTTAAAAAAAATCGGTTAAACTATCTTGATGGTTTCTTACGGCTAAGGATCTCCTCTTCTTTGAGGCGCTGTTGAAACCTTGCTAAGCGTGCCTGGAGACTGACCAAGCCGGACGCCTTCCGTGACAGGAGAAAATTCAGTTGTGCCACATAATTGTCAATAAGGCTACCTGGTTGGTCAACATCTGCTAATAGGTTCATCTCCTGCAACACAACGGCAAGTGGTGTTAAGCAATCATGTAGTGCTGAAATAACTGCAAAACTGTGACTAGTGTTAACTGTTAAGCAGTGGTCATCTGAAATCAGTAAAAAAAAATGTTTGAAGGTACATAATTTGTAACTTCAGTGGTTGCATTACAAGTTGGTGTTTGGTTAAATAAGACTAGATATATAGTAAGTAATGGTATGATAAGAGTGTAACAGCGTGTACCAAATGGAACAATTATAGTCGGACGGTTTCACAACTGTTGCATAACAAAGAGATGGGAAGTAAGCTGCAAATATTAGGTTTGCTTTTACAAGAACTCAGTTAAATTGACGAGGACATCcttaccattgttacacccacaacccctaccACACTACACATGTTAGGTTCTAGAGAAACAAGGACCAATCGCTAGAGCTCCCGCACACTAATTAAATTATCAGGTGAATAAGATGCTGCCTAAATTAGATATGTTTGTATTGCTTGTTATTCATGGACAAGAGTGATGAGCATTGGAGCAtgatcaagcatggagatgaagGCGGGTGCGCAAGGAAGGAAATGGAGCTTCAGCAgagattccaggactttgaagccaccataatggcATGTTTACACCACAAGCAACGCAACGCTCAACAACAGGTAAGAAGACACATCATGCACGCAAGATCAGATAGCAAGAATATCAGAAAACACAAAGACATTTATGATGTAAATTGAGTAAATGTAGCTTACTTCCCGCACTATTTCCATAGTATTTTCAATTTCCTTTCTGTGAGCTGCTATCAATGCCTCCTCTTCCTAACAAAAATAAACGTTGGTATCAGCTCCACTTCCGTAAAATTAAACAATTTTGACTAAGAAGGTATTATTTTACCTCAAGTATTGCATTTATTTCCTCATCACACGAACTTTCCTTTGCAGATTGTCTCGATGAAACCTGTGATGCCGAAGTAGACAGTGGTCTTTGCTGCTGCTGTTTCAGTTGCTGTTTGTGAACAATCCGATTTACATCTGCCCCATTTTCCTTTTTCACGTAGTTGTTCTGCCTTTCAGATTTGTCCTCCCTATTAGCTTTTCTCCGAGGAGGTGAGCCTTTTGTAACTTTATCTTCTTCTTGTGAATTAACTGAATTCTGAAGTGACTGTGCTTTACTACTATAACCAGTCGGGTTAGATTTGAAATCAATTCTCCCCCTATCATTCAAACTAGATGTTGAACTAGTTTCTTCCCTTCCTCTATGAGGATAACTTGGAATCATACTAAATGAGTTCCTATCAGGATCCACTGAAGAACTCATATAGATTTCAACAACACTCCTTGAAGCATCAATATGTCTGTTCTCTTCAATCTGGTCCACAGTTTCTTCAGCTTCACCTGATAATGGATATGATGTATGGGTAGATTCCTTGCTGGAGGACACAAACTGCCCACTGAACTGCTCTTTTTTTGAGTTGCCACTTTTCGAGAGGCTCTTAACCCTGCTTGTTGAGCAGCTATATCGTTAAAACCTGATAACTCAATGTACATCCAAATTATCAAACACAACATGTAAATTTAATGTCATTTAAAGGGAATATCACCTGTCAGCATATCTTAAGGTATTTAGCGTGTGTTCACATGAACCTGAACCCGGTGAGATGCAAGAAATCATTACTGTTCGAGAGTTACCAACAAACGAATCACGAAGCACCTCGGTTAGCTTGCTTCCTCTGAAAGGAATATGTATCTGATCATTATCCAGTGCCCGAATGCATTCCTTGAGAGCCAAAAGGCTCTTGTTTATTTCTGCACCCTCAATTCTGGCACAAGTAGAAAGTTAGAAGGCAGAGGACTGTAATATGTTGGTATTTATGGAAACATTGCAAGTAAATGGAAAAAGATACAGCTGGAGCATGCCAGAAAGACAGAAGTCAGTATCTATCGGATGAAAATAAGTACCTTGTCTGCTTGTCATTATCTGTTGTATCAGCACCACGCTCGCTTCCAGCAAGGTCTATAAATGACAATTTTCCCACAAGCTTTGTATTTTTAGCTTCATTAGCCTCACGATCTCTCTGTCTTCTGGTCTCTGTCACTGGGATATGCTTCTTCACAGCTAATTGCAGAATGGCATGAGATCGTGATGACTCTTCGTTGGCCCCAGTTGATCCTGTGCTTCTCGAGGCATTTCCTCTCTCAATGTATTCTTTGACAATCCGGACATCAGAAACCTCAAATTCCTGTAAGCCGACAATGCAGACCTGTTTCTTTCCGTCTTCCCTAATGCAGAGTGGCCTAGAAAAACATAGAAAAAATGCAGCTCAAATTCAACCACAGAACCAAGTAAAAGGTAGAAGAAGAAGTCCCATTAAGCATACAAAAACAAGTCACAAAAGGCAAGTTACTGAAGTGTATGTCAAAAGCAAAGTTTCATTTCAATGCTGAATTTAAACAGCTATAGCTAATCACCGTACTTCCTCCAATCCAAAATGCAAGTCTTTTAGGACACGGCACAATTTTCAAGATGGTAATATCAAGTTTGACATGGCACAAGTTTCTGTGCAAACCTGTTCCCTGTACATTACAAACTTATATTTCATGGTAAATCTAGTAATATCAATATAAAAGATCAAACTTGAAAATATTTCACTGGTAAATTCCTAAAAAGACTTGCGTTTTGGATTGGAGGTAGCATTTAGTAAGAGTCATCACCTGCATTAAGTTCCCCCTAATAAAAAGTGGCAGTATTTCCTATGATCAGCAAAAACCTCGTTCCATTAAGCCCAAAACTACTTGCATGATCATTGTTAACCAGTGGCCAATAGGTAACCATCAGTTCATACATATATGTGTGTATGCCCATGCTTGTATGCAAGAACAGAAGTTTTTCCAGCACTCCTAAGATAGTCTTAGCAATGTGACAACAGGAACATGGGTGCACATATATACATGCACAGAAAAATGGGCAAATTAAATGCATTATAGCTGCATACTATCCACAGATAATATACATACAACTAATTTCAACATCACGTTGACAACACACAAAGGCAATAAGTTTACTATGCCAAATTAGATAGTATAAAAATGGAGTGCAGCGATCAACCTCCTTTCGCTCAAAAGGTCATAAAGCTTCCCGCCATATATCTCAAAGTAGCTAAGCCACAACTTGAAATTTTGACTCAGGTACACAGGTTGATGCAAAAGATGAACCATATCCTGTGCAGCCCTTAGAGGTAGGGGTTGCATTGTATATGTCTTACCACTACCTGCACATGGAGGATTAGCAATGCTGCAAAGCGAGACTGGAAAATCAAACTAGGAGTAGGTGTACAGGAATGATTCGTAATTCATGAGCCCAGTGCCATCTACAACATAGCATACAGATCAAAAAGATGAATGAAGGACAGCATCAAGCAT from Triticum urartu cultivar G1812 chromosome 3, Tu2.1, whole genome shotgun sequence encodes:
- the LOC125543877 gene encoding kinesin-like protein KIN-13A, whose product is MARWLQSAGLQHLAVSSSAPGPGLAMGMAGDLRGGGILPNLLMQGYGPQSIEEKQKLYMLLRSLNFNGESASAPISEPYTPTTQSFSGGPPINGFYSPELRGEYGAGLLDLHAMDDSELLSENVASEPFEASPFAPKETDDDEDDIISGSQQGLSENYGGTITSEKDSNTKESNVAKIKVVVRKRPLNRKEISRKEDDVIDVHNSQFLTVHEPKLKVDLTAYVDKHEFCFDAVLDEAVTNDEVYRETVEPIIPIIFQRTKATCFAYGQTGSGKTYTMQPLPLRAAQDMVHLLHQPVYLSQNFKLWLSYFEIYGGKLYDLLSERRPLCIREDGKKQVCIVGLQEFEVSDVRIVKEYIERGNASRSTGSTGANEESSRSHAILQLAVKKHIPVTETRRQRDREANEAKNTKLVGKLSFIDLAGSERGADTTDNDKQTRIEGAEINKSLLALKECIRALDNDQIHIPFRGSKLTEVLRDSFVGNSRTVMISCISPGSGSCEHTLNTLRYADRVKSLSKSGNSKKEQFSGQFVSSSKESTHTSYPLSGEAEETVDQIEENRHIDASRSVVEIYMSSSVDPDRNSFSMIPSYPHRGREETSSTSSLNDRGRIDFKSNPTGYSSKAQSLQNSVNSQEEDKVTKGSPPRRKANREDKSERQNNYVKKENGADVNRIVHKQQLKQQQQRPLSTSASQVSSRQSAKESSCDEEINAILEEEEALIAAHRKEIENTMEIVREEMNLLADVDQPGSLIDNYVAQLNFLLSRKASGLVSLQARLARFQQRLKEEEILSRKKPSR